In a single window of the Perca flavescens isolate YP-PL-M2 chromosome 18, PFLA_1.0, whole genome shotgun sequence genome:
- the adgrf3b gene encoding adhesion G-protein coupled receptor F3 codes for MSSGSANVALQDDLFPDIVNAASNMLNKTWNGANISVVQNISSTYLQSVESLVKNIKVNTSNGVKSSNLDLKFCSRSDCNISVFDISVNLNKTNGIMKTVAVKNLMDKLRSTIETSEPTSLLISATLENNSDSSLGIRLQFPQKPLTSKTKPNCVFWDTTKSDWSTVGCTAKTSDGNGTVCECNHLTAFSVLMSKRDVSNPILDMITNVGLGVSICSLLIFLIVEYLVWSAVVKTNLSHFRHTAIVNIAIFLLLGDCSFLASTSPQSLSETWCLVLTICKHLFFLAMFSWMLCMSVMLVHQLIFVFSPLRKRVFMFFSSIVGYVCPLLIVGSSYVYCKYTNKPYNDDKCWLVYVRLLEGSVHAFFLPIGTVILTNLFSMVVVILTLLNSSAPEGSKTDDRETAKSILKVVVFLTPVFGVTWVFGFGLLLLIEDTTLFIIANYSFTILNSFQGLFLLITGVFAEQKVREEMFKIITGKSNGKTESTKNLNSTTYTKDK; via the exons ATGTCCAGTGGATCAGCAAATGTTGCCTTGCAAGATGATCTCTTTCCT GATATTGTTAATGCAGCAAGCAATATGTTGAACAAGACCTGGAATGGAGCCAACATTTCTGTTGTTCAGAACATCTCATCGACCTACCTTCAGTCTGTGGAGAGTCTGGTGAAGAATATCAAGGTCAACACGAGCAATGGAGTGAAGAGTTCTAATTTAGACCTCAAATTCTGCTCTAGGAGTGACTGTAATATTTCTGTGTTTGACATTAGCGTGAATCTGAACAAGACCAACGGAATAATGAAAACTGTTGCTGTGAAAAATCTAATGGATAAATTAAGAAGCACCATCGAAACATCGGAGCCAACAAGCCTCTTAATATCAGCCACACTTGAGAACAACAGCGATTCGTCTTTAGGAATTCGACTGCAGTTCCCCCAGAAGCCGCTGACTTCCAAAACTAAACCTAACTGTGTCTTCTGGGACACCACAAAAAGCGACTGGTCGACTGTGGGATGCACTGCCAAAACTAGTGATGGTAACGGCACAGTCTGCGAATGCAACCACCTGACTGCGTTCTCTGTCCTCATGTCCAAGAGGGATGTATCTAATCCAATCCTAGATATGATCACCAATGTGGGCTTGGGTGTGTCCATCTGCTCCTTGCTGATCTTCCTCATCGTTGAATATCTAGTGTGGTCGGCTGTGGTCAAGACCAACCTTTCCCATTTCCGTCACACAGCCATAGTGAACATTGCCATTTTCCTCTTGCTCGGTGACTGCAGTTTCTTGGCTTCCACCTCTCCTCAGAGTCTGAGCGAAACCTGGTGCCTAGTTTTGACAATATGCAAGCACCTGTTTTTCTTGGCCATGTTCAGCTGGATGCTGTGCATGAGCGTCATGCTCGTCCACCAGCTCATCTTCGTCTTCAGCCCGCTGAGGAAAAGAGTCTTCATGTTCTTCTCCAGCATCGTGGGATACGTTTGCCCATTGTTAATAGTGGGATCCAGCTATGTGTATTGCAAATACACCAACAAGCCCTACAATGATGATAAATGCTGGCTAGTTTATGTGAGACTTTTGGAGGGTTCCGTGCATGCTTTCTTCCTACCTATTGGAACTGTTATTTTGACAAATCTCTTTTCCATGGTGGTCGTCATTCTTACGCTCTTGAATTCCTCGGCCCCTGAAGGCAGCAAGACAGATGACAGGGAGACAGCCAAAAGCATCCTTAAAGTGGTGGTCTTCCTAACACCTGTCTTTGGAGTAACATGGGTTTTTGGCTTCGGTCTGCTCCTACTGATTGAGGACACAACCCTGTTTATTATTGCTAACTACAGTTTTACCATCCTCAATTCCTTCCAG GGCCTTTTCCTTTTGATAACAGGGGTTTTTGCAGAGCAGAAG GTTCGCGAGGAAATGTTTAAGATCATAACG GGAAAATCAAACGGAAAAACTGAGAGCACTAAGAATTTGAATTCAACCACATACACAAAAGACAAATGA